From Spartinivicinus ruber, the proteins below share one genomic window:
- a CDS encoding YbaK/EbsC family protein, whose product MTPAVMAVKKDQIDFSLHEYNHDPAAVSYSMEAAEELGLEANRVYKTLLVQVSGIRASLVVSLVPVRTMGYLVRGISPLG is encoded by the coding sequence ATGACACCAGCTGTAATGGCAGTTAAGAAAGATCAGATAGATTTTTCTCTTCATGAGTATAATCACGACCCTGCAGCAGTATCTTATAGTATGGAAGCGGCCGAAGAGCTTGGCCTGGAGGCTAATAGGGTTTATAAAACACTACTTGTACAAGTATCAGGTATAAGAGCATCACTTGTGGTCTCGTTAGTGCCAGTCAGGACGATGGGTTATTTAGTAAGAGGGATTAGCCCATTAGGGTAG
- a CDS encoding SurA N-terminal domain-containing protein, with the protein MLQGIRDNAQSWITKVIVILIIFSFAIFGLESIRLVATSNGVVSVNGEDISPQELQRAMTVQRNQLIKQMGDNFDPSLINEDELRSSAIESLINEELLVQAAKEADMHVTEQVIDEYILRDPSFQVEGKYNSERYQSVLGSVGLSSQQFRQYLRQQALVGQYAAGVSATDFVLDNEVNTVLKLDQQTRSFQYFTLQMDKIKASIKPTENEVKEYYETNKDNFKTPEQIQVDYVVLDRAKYLEGVEVSDKEIQERYDALVADLEKEAQKRRRVAHILFEINDDLTEDKAKALAEEVKQKLADGEDFAKLAKVYSSDKVSAEKGGDLGVVEKGFFGEEFDLALADLKEGDVSEPIKNDFGYQIIKVTGVDKAEIPSLAEKKDEIVKSLKQEQVELVFAEKREEFGLKAYESDSLKALADEYELLIETSDYFDANGGKGLFANKALINEAFSEAVIQDSENGKAIEVEDGKWVVVRLKDRKPAAVKPLEQVAEQVKAAIITKQAEEKIKTQAEQLLANLKEGKTLESVAKETEVELKKAESIKRNAANLPRQLVMESFKMPRPSEGKQSFAQATLLGGNIAVIALTSVKTPEQVKENEQQKQFISRYLMDQQGREMMASLQKNLRDSAEIERNL; encoded by the coding sequence ATGCTGCAAGGTATCAGGGATAATGCACAAAGCTGGATAACAAAGGTTATTGTTATCCTTATTATATTTTCTTTTGCTATTTTTGGGCTTGAGTCCATTCGCTTGGTTGCTACAAGTAATGGCGTTGTCTCTGTCAATGGCGAAGATATTTCGCCCCAGGAACTACAACGTGCGATGACTGTTCAGCGTAATCAGTTGATAAAGCAAATGGGGGATAATTTTGATCCTTCACTGATCAACGAAGATGAACTACGTTCAAGTGCCATTGAATCATTAATTAACGAAGAACTGTTAGTTCAGGCTGCCAAAGAAGCAGATATGCATGTAACTGAGCAGGTTATTGATGAATATATTTTACGCGATCCCAGTTTTCAGGTTGAAGGTAAGTATAATTCTGAGCGATATCAGTCAGTACTAGGGTCAGTTGGACTTTCTTCACAACAGTTTCGTCAATATTTACGTCAACAAGCACTGGTTGGCCAATATGCAGCAGGTGTCAGTGCTACAGACTTTGTATTGGATAATGAAGTTAATACCGTACTTAAGCTTGATCAACAAACCCGAAGCTTTCAGTACTTTACTTTACAGATGGATAAAATAAAGGCTTCTATTAAACCAACAGAAAACGAAGTAAAGGAATATTACGAAACTAATAAAGATAACTTTAAAACCCCTGAGCAAATCCAGGTTGATTATGTTGTATTAGATCGCGCTAAATATCTGGAGGGTGTAGAAGTATCTGATAAAGAAATTCAGGAACGTTATGATGCACTTGTCGCTGATCTTGAAAAAGAAGCACAAAAGCGTCGTCGAGTTGCCCATATATTATTTGAGATCAATGATGACTTAACAGAAGATAAAGCCAAAGCGTTAGCTGAAGAAGTGAAACAAAAGCTGGCTGATGGCGAAGATTTTGCCAAACTCGCTAAAGTTTACTCCAGTGATAAGGTGTCAGCGGAGAAAGGTGGTGACTTAGGTGTTGTTGAAAAAGGTTTTTTTGGTGAGGAGTTTGATTTAGCCTTGGCTGACCTTAAAGAAGGGGATGTATCTGAGCCAATTAAAAATGACTTTGGTTATCAGATAATTAAAGTGACAGGAGTTGATAAGGCAGAAATACCAAGCTTGGCTGAAAAGAAAGATGAAATAGTTAAGTCTTTAAAACAAGAACAAGTTGAATTGGTTTTTGCAGAAAAAAGAGAAGAGTTTGGTTTAAAAGCCTATGAGTCAGATTCTTTAAAAGCACTGGCAGATGAATATGAGCTGTTGATTGAAACCTCTGATTACTTTGATGCCAATGGTGGTAAAGGTTTATTTGCTAACAAAGCTTTGATTAATGAAGCATTTTCTGAGGCGGTTATTCAAGACTCAGAAAATGGTAAAGCAATAGAGGTTGAAGATGGTAAATGGGTTGTGGTTCGATTAAAAGACCGTAAACCTGCTGCAGTTAAACCGCTTGAGCAAGTAGCAGAGCAAGTAAAAGCAGCGATTATCACTAAGCAAGCTGAAGAGAAAATTAAAACACAAGCTGAGCAACTACTCGCAAATTTAAAAGAGGGTAAAACGCTAGAAAGCGTGGCAAAAGAAACTGAAGTTGAACTTAAAAAAGCAGAGAGCATTAAACGCAATGCAGCTAATTTACCCCGTCAGCTGGTGATGGAAAGCTTTAAAATGCCTCGTCCTAGTGAGGGAAAACAGAGCTTTGCTCAAGCAACTTTATTAGGCGGAAATATAGCCGTCATTGCTTTAACTTCAGTGAAAACACCTGAGCAAGTAAAGGAAAATGAGCAACAAAAGCAGTTTATTTCTCGTTACTTAATGGATCAACAGGGTAGGGAAATGATGGCTTCATTACAAAAAAACTTACGAGATAGTGCGGAGATAGAACGTAACTTATAA
- a CDS encoding ABC transporter ATP-binding protein, producing MSDQLLQVKALSVNFHQANQTFNAVNNASFTIAHSETLALVGESGSGKSVTAQSILQLLPPAPACQVSGEVLWQQQNLLATSTESIRKIRGNEIAMIFQEPMTSLNPLHSIAKQIGEIIQLHHPGITKAEAKQQTLQLLEQVEIHNAQQRLNAYPHELSGGQRQRIMIAMALANKPKLLIADEPTTALDVTVQLQILKLLEQLQDELEMAILLISHDLNLVQHVAHKVAVMKDGHIVESGECENLFKQPQHPYTQLLIKAEPTGSPSPVDKEAKTILVAEQLKVWFPLTAGIFKRTVDFVKAVEPTDLAIKQGETLGVVGESGSGKSTLGFALLKLLPSEGNIHFNSQAISQLKQKDFRPLRRDIQIVFQDPFGSLNPRMSIAQIIGEGLNIHQSHLAIEDIDLEICQTLSEVGLDPSIRHRYPHEFSGGQRQRIAIARALVLKPKLIILDEPTSALDRTVQTQIVNLLRNLQQKYQLSYLFISHDLAVVKAMSHRIMVMQKGQCVETGDTQDIFQQPSHPYTKALLKAAFL from the coding sequence ATGAGTGATCAGTTATTACAAGTAAAGGCGTTATCAGTTAATTTCCACCAAGCAAACCAAACATTCAATGCCGTGAATAACGCCAGCTTTACCATTGCCCATAGTGAAACATTAGCCCTGGTTGGCGAAAGTGGCTCAGGTAAATCAGTTACTGCTCAATCCATTCTACAATTACTACCCCCTGCACCTGCCTGTCAAGTAAGTGGCGAGGTTCTGTGGCAACAACAAAATTTACTCGCCACTTCTACTGAATCTATACGAAAGATCAGGGGCAATGAAATTGCAATGATTTTTCAAGAGCCCATGACTTCACTTAACCCTTTGCACAGCATTGCTAAGCAAATTGGTGAAATTATACAATTGCATCACCCCGGAATCACCAAAGCTGAAGCCAAACAACAAACTCTTCAACTATTGGAGCAAGTCGAAATCCACAATGCTCAGCAACGGCTTAATGCTTATCCTCATGAATTATCAGGAGGACAACGACAACGAATAATGATTGCCATGGCCCTGGCTAATAAGCCCAAATTATTAATTGCAGACGAGCCTACCACAGCACTAGATGTCACAGTACAACTGCAAATATTGAAGCTACTTGAACAGCTACAAGATGAGTTGGAAATGGCCATTTTATTAATCAGCCATGACCTTAATTTAGTCCAGCATGTCGCCCACAAAGTTGCTGTAATGAAAGACGGCCATATTGTTGAAAGCGGAGAATGTGAAAATTTATTTAAACAACCACAACATCCTTACACTCAATTACTGATTAAGGCTGAGCCCACAGGCTCTCCTTCACCAGTTGATAAAGAAGCAAAAACTATTTTAGTTGCAGAACAGTTAAAGGTTTGGTTTCCTTTAACTGCAGGAATTTTTAAGCGTACAGTCGATTTTGTAAAAGCAGTTGAGCCAACCGACCTAGCTATCAAACAAGGCGAAACACTTGGCGTAGTTGGCGAAAGTGGCTCAGGTAAATCAACCTTGGGCTTTGCTTTATTAAAACTACTACCCAGTGAAGGCAATATTCATTTTAATAGCCAAGCAATCAGCCAACTAAAACAAAAAGATTTTCGGCCACTACGTCGCGATATCCAAATTGTTTTTCAAGATCCATTTGGTAGTCTAAACCCACGAATGTCAATCGCACAAATAATCGGCGAAGGACTAAATATTCACCAAAGTCATTTAGCTATTGAAGACATCGACCTGGAAATCTGTCAAACTCTCAGTGAAGTAGGATTAGACCCTAGTATTCGACACCGTTATCCTCATGAGTTTTCCGGTGGCCAGCGACAACGGATTGCAATTGCCCGTGCGTTAGTCCTGAAACCAAAATTAATTATTTTAGATGAACCAACATCAGCTCTTGATCGCACAGTGCAAACACAAATCGTCAATTTATTACGCAATCTACAGCAAAAGTATCAACTTAGTTATTTATTTATCAGCCATGATTTAGCGGTTGTTAAAGCAATGAGTCATCGCATTATGGTGATGCAAAAAGGCCAGTGCGTTGAAACAGGTGACACTCAAGATATTTTCCAGCAACCCAGCCACCCTTATACAAAAGCCCTGCTCAAGGCAGCATTTTTGTAA
- the fabI gene encoding enoyl-ACP reductase FabI, with protein sequence MGFLAGKKALIVGVASKKSIASGIAAAMHREGAELAFTYQNEKLKSRVEEYAQEWGSGPELCFPCDVTNDEEITNVFTELNKKWDGIDIVVHSVGFAPGDQLTGNFVDVTTREGFRVAHDISAYSFVALAKAAKPMLEGRNGALLTLSYLGAERTMPNYNVMGLAKASLEASVRYLATSMGPDGTRVNAISAGPIRTLAASGIKSFRKMLSYNEKQTPLRRNVTIEEVGNVAAFLCSDLASGVSGEITYVDGGFNITAMGALDEE encoded by the coding sequence ATGGGTTTTTTAGCTGGAAAAAAGGCACTAATTGTCGGTGTTGCCAGTAAAAAATCAATTGCCTCTGGTATTGCTGCAGCCATGCACCGCGAAGGAGCCGAGCTAGCATTCACTTACCAAAATGAAAAATTGAAGTCTCGGGTAGAGGAATACGCCCAAGAATGGGGCTCTGGTCCAGAGCTATGCTTCCCTTGTGATGTAACCAATGACGAAGAAATTACTAATGTCTTCACCGAGCTAAACAAAAAATGGGATGGCATTGATATTGTCGTGCATTCAGTCGGCTTTGCCCCTGGTGATCAGCTGACTGGTAACTTTGTTGATGTAACTACTCGTGAAGGCTTCAGGGTTGCTCATGATATCAGTGCTTACAGCTTTGTTGCTTTAGCAAAAGCTGCTAAGCCAATGCTTGAAGGACGTAATGGTGCATTGTTAACCTTATCTTATTTAGGGGCTGAACGTACTATGCCTAACTACAATGTTATGGGCCTAGCTAAAGCAAGCTTAGAAGCTTCTGTACGTTATTTAGCTACCAGCATGGGGCCAGATGGCACTCGTGTTAATGCTATTTCAGCCGGCCCTATTCGTACTTTAGCGGCTTCTGGTATTAAGAGCTTCAGAAAAATGCTGAGCTATAACGAGAAGCAAACCCCTTTACGTCGTAATGTGACTATTGAAGAAGTCGGTAATGTTGCGGCATTCCTATGTTCAGACCTAGCTAGTGGTGTCTCTGGTGAAATCACCTATGTAGATGGTGGCTTCAATATTACAGCGATGGGTGCACTAGACGAAGAGTAA
- the lon gene encoding endopeptidase La encodes METYDISDRPDRFELPLLPLRDVVVYPHMVIPLFVGREKSIKALEAAMDKDKQVLLVAQKDASDDEPNQSDIFDIGTVSTILQLLKLPDGTVKLLVEGGHRARIEDLSGDEGDYYSAWVTPLKTIEAQERESDVLTRSLISQFEQYVQLSKKVPAEVLTSLSSIDDAERLTDTIAAHMALKVHEKQKILEIDDLHKRIEHLMGIMESEIDLMQVEKRIRGRVKKQMERSQREYYLNEQMKAIQKELGDMDEAPNETDELQARIDSSGMTKEAKEKASSELNKLRMMSPMSAEATVVRSYIDWMVNLPWKKRSKVRHDLKKAEQILETDHYGLEEVKERILEYLAVQQRVRKLKGPVLCLVGPPGVGKTSLGESIARATNRKFVRMALGGVRDEAEIRGHRRTYIGSMPGKLLQKMAKVGVKNPLFLLDEIDKIGSDMRGDPASALLEVLDPEQNNTFNDHYLEVDYDLSDVMFVCTSNSMNIPGPLLDRMEVIRIPGYTEDEKVNIALRYLIPKQKKLNGLKEKELEFAKDTVRGLIRYYTREAGVRGLEREIAKICRKIVKEHALGKEDIKDTVLPDQLEHYSGVRKFKYGLAEEEDQVGQVTGLAWTQVGGELLTIETIAVPGKGRITKTGSLGDVMQESIQAALTVVRSRAQVLGIPSNFHEKNDIHIHVPEGATPKDGPSAGIGMCTALVSVLTGIPVKAEVAMTGEITLRGQVLPIGGLKEKLLAAHRGGIKTVIIPDENQRDLKEIPDNIKEDLEIRPVKWIDEVLGIALQYMPEPLPETEQVVKTSEDQQANESNERINTH; translated from the coding sequence ATGGAGACATACGATATCTCCGATCGACCTGATAGATTTGAGTTGCCGTTATTACCCTTAAGGGATGTTGTGGTATATCCCCATATGGTTATTCCATTGTTTGTAGGTCGTGAAAAATCGATCAAAGCATTGGAAGCGGCTATGGATAAAGATAAACAAGTACTGCTTGTTGCCCAAAAAGATGCTTCAGATGATGAGCCTAATCAGTCAGATATCTTTGATATTGGAACGGTATCGACAATCTTACAGTTACTCAAACTGCCCGATGGCACTGTTAAACTCCTGGTAGAAGGTGGTCATCGAGCCCGAATTGAAGACCTTTCAGGTGACGAAGGTGATTATTACAGTGCTTGGGTAACACCACTAAAAACAATTGAAGCACAAGAGAGAGAGTCTGATGTTCTGACTCGCTCACTGATTTCCCAGTTTGAACAGTATGTGCAGCTTAGTAAAAAAGTACCGGCGGAGGTGCTTACGTCACTATCCTCTATTGATGATGCTGAGCGTTTGACTGACACCATTGCTGCACATATGGCACTTAAAGTTCATGAAAAGCAAAAGATTTTAGAGATTGATGACCTTCATAAGCGAATTGAACACCTGATGGGGATCATGGAGTCTGAAATTGATCTGATGCAAGTTGAAAAGCGCATCCGTGGCCGGGTGAAAAAGCAGATGGAGCGGAGCCAGCGTGAATATTATTTGAATGAGCAGATGAAAGCCATTCAGAAAGAGCTGGGTGATATGGATGAAGCGCCCAATGAAACTGATGAGCTACAGGCTAGAATTGATTCTTCTGGGATGACCAAAGAAGCCAAGGAAAAAGCCAGTTCTGAGCTGAATAAGCTACGGATGATGTCGCCAATGTCAGCAGAGGCTACGGTGGTGCGTAGTTATATCGACTGGATGGTGAATCTACCTTGGAAAAAACGTAGCAAAGTACGTCATGATTTAAAGAAAGCAGAGCAAATACTAGAAACTGACCATTATGGTTTAGAGGAAGTCAAAGAGCGTATTTTAGAATACTTGGCTGTACAACAGCGGGTAAGAAAGCTAAAAGGGCCTGTTCTTTGCCTGGTTGGCCCCCCAGGAGTAGGAAAAACCTCCCTTGGTGAATCTATTGCCAGAGCTACTAACCGTAAATTTGTCCGAATGGCATTAGGTGGCGTACGTGATGAAGCTGAAATACGCGGCCATCGTCGTACATATATTGGCTCTATGCCAGGTAAGTTGCTACAAAAAATGGCTAAAGTTGGAGTTAAAAACCCACTGTTTTTATTGGATGAAATTGATAAAATCGGCTCTGACATGCGTGGAGATCCAGCTTCTGCATTATTAGAAGTACTTGATCCAGAGCAAAACAATACCTTTAATGATCATTATTTAGAAGTAGACTATGACTTGTCGGATGTGATGTTTGTCTGTACTTCTAATTCAATGAATATTCCAGGACCGCTTTTGGATCGGATGGAAGTAATTCGAATCCCTGGATATACCGAGGATGAGAAAGTTAATATTGCATTACGGTATTTAATACCGAAGCAAAAAAAACTTAATGGCTTAAAAGAAAAAGAATTAGAGTTTGCTAAAGACACTGTGCGTGGTCTAATTCGCTACTATACTCGTGAAGCTGGGGTGCGTGGCTTAGAGAGGGAAATTGCCAAAATTTGCCGTAAAATAGTGAAAGAGCATGCGTTAGGGAAAGAAGACATTAAAGATACAGTATTACCTGATCAGCTTGAACATTATTCAGGTGTTAGAAAGTTCAAATATGGTTTGGCAGAAGAGGAAGATCAGGTAGGGCAAGTCACAGGGCTGGCTTGGACTCAGGTAGGTGGAGAGCTGCTCACTATTGAAACCATTGCAGTGCCAGGAAAAGGCAGAATTACTAAAACAGGATCGTTGGGCGATGTAATGCAGGAGTCAATCCAGGCGGCCTTAACAGTAGTCCGTAGTCGTGCACAAGTGTTGGGTATTCCTAGTAATTTTCATGAAAAAAATGATATCCATATTCATGTTCCTGAAGGCGCTACGCCCAAAGATGGTCCAAGTGCCGGCATTGGGATGTGTACGGCTCTGGTATCCGTACTGACAGGTATACCAGTAAAAGCTGAAGTCGCGATGACAGGTGAAATCACCCTGCGGGGACAAGTGTTGCCTATTGGTGGTTTGAAGGAAAAATTACTGGCTGCCCATCGGGGTGGAATTAAAACAGTGATAATTCCAGATGAAAATCAGCGTGATTTAAAAGAAATTCCTGATAATATTAAGGAAGACTTGGAAATCCGCCCAGTGAAGTGGATTGACGAGGTGTTAGGGATTGCTTTGCAATATATGCCAGAGCCTCTACCTGAAACTGAACAAGTAGTAAAAACATCTGAAGATCAACAGGCTAATGAGTCTAATGAGCGTATTAATACGCACTAA
- the hupB gene encoding nucleoid-associated protein HU-beta has protein sequence MNKSELIDAIAASADISKAAAGRALDAMIDSVTKALQGGDQVVLVGFGTFSVKERAARTGRNPQTGEPIQIPAAKIPSFKAGKALKDAVN, from the coding sequence GTGAACAAATCAGAGTTAATCGATGCAATTGCAGCTTCTGCTGATATTTCTAAAGCTGCTGCCGGTCGTGCTCTTGATGCAATGATCGACTCAGTCACCAAAGCTTTACAAGGTGGTGATCAAGTTGTCTTGGTGGGATTTGGTACTTTTTCTGTCAAAGAGCGTGCAGCACGTACTGGACGTAACCCGCAGACAGGCGAGCCGATTCAAATTCCTGCTGCAAAAATTCCAAGCTTTAAAGCTGGTAAAGCACTGAAGGATGCCGTAAACTAA
- a CDS encoding ABC transporter permease translates to MRLSPINQRRWEAFKANKRGYYSLWLFCILFVICLFAEWIANDKPVLLKYQENYYFPVLVSYSETTFDGEFETETDYKDPYIQELINKNGWILWPLIPYSYNTIIYELPQPAPSPPDGNHWLGSDDQARDVLARIIYGFRISVLFALTLTIVSSIIGIAVGAMQGFYGGKIDLIGQRLIEIFQNLPVLFLLIILSSFVNPNFWWLLGIMLLFSWMQLVDLVRAEFLRARNLEYVRAARALGLANSLIIFRHILPNAMVATLTYMPFILTSGITALTSLDFLGFGLPVGSPSLGELVAQGKNNLHAPWLGLSAFITLALMLTLLVFIGEASRDAFDPRKIKL, encoded by the coding sequence ATGCGATTAAGCCCAATCAATCAACGTCGCTGGGAAGCGTTTAAAGCTAACAAAAGAGGCTATTATTCATTATGGCTGTTTTGCATTTTGTTCGTTATTTGCCTGTTTGCTGAATGGATTGCTAATGACAAGCCAGTCTTATTGAAATATCAAGAGAACTATTATTTCCCTGTTTTAGTCAGTTACTCCGAAACAACATTTGATGGTGAGTTTGAAACAGAAACCGATTATAAAGACCCCTACATTCAAGAGTTAATCAATAAGAATGGCTGGATACTATGGCCACTCATTCCTTATAGTTACAACACCATTATTTATGAACTACCTCAGCCAGCTCCGTCACCACCGGATGGTAATCACTGGTTAGGTAGTGATGATCAAGCCAGAGATGTATTAGCTCGAATTATCTATGGATTTCGTATTTCGGTATTATTTGCCTTAACCTTAACAATTGTCAGCTCTATCATTGGCATTGCTGTGGGGGCTATGCAAGGTTTTTATGGTGGTAAGATTGACTTGATTGGCCAGCGGTTAATAGAAATCTTTCAGAACTTACCTGTTTTATTTTTACTTATCATTTTATCTAGTTTTGTTAACCCAAACTTTTGGTGGTTACTAGGTATTATGCTGCTTTTTAGCTGGATGCAGCTAGTTGATTTAGTAAGAGCAGAATTTTTACGAGCAAGAAATCTTGAATATGTCAGAGCAGCAAGAGCCTTAGGCCTTGCTAATAGCTTAATTATTTTTCGCCATATTTTACCTAACGCTATGGTGGCAACATTAACCTATATGCCGTTTATATTAACCTCTGGTATTACCGCATTAACCTCTTTAGATTTCCTAGGTTTTGGTTTGCCAGTTGGCTCACCTTCCCTAGGCGAGTTAGTTGCCCAAGGCAAAAATAATTTACATGCTCCCTGGTTAGGTCTCTCTGCCTTTATCACCCTAGCCCTCATGCTCACATTGTTGGTTTTTATAGGTGAGGCTTCCCGAGATGCTTTTGATCCAAGGAAAATCAAGCTATGA